Within Plasmodium vinckei vinckei genome assembly, chromosome: PVVCY_12, the genomic segment TTtgatagaaaatataataaataaaaattttttatggatTTGTGATCCTGTATTAGGAGATGATGGAAGAATGTatgtaaataaagatattgtagatgtatataaaacatatgcTAGTAATGCTGATATAATAACACCAAATCAATATGAACTTGAATTATTAtgtgatataaaaatttcaaatgaaaaagatgtTATAGATTCTTTATCAAgcttattaaataaaggaactaaaattgttattttgACATCTGTTCTATATGATTTTGATAAAGAACATTTATATGCTTATGttagtttttttaataaacaaaataaaatgatttgctataaatacaaaattaaaaaatttgatttttttgtttgcGGTACTGGTGATTTATTCTCTTCTCTATTATTATCCCATATAATCAAACAAGGAGGAAGTATTCTCAAAATTATATCCAaagttttaaatattatgcatGTAAGTATACATACGATGTGTTTAGCCGAAAACTGTAATGTAATACGAATATATCTGCCTTTacaatatgcatatttttttttttttttttttacagaATGTCATAGAAAATAGTACTGGCTCTATGGAATTACACATAATAggtaattaaaaaaatatatatattttcattacattttttatataaacttTGTATATTCTccatcatattttataatttccattttttttagaaaaCCAAGATATAATTGCCGGTGACAAAGTATATGGAACTTTTGTCGATCCCGAACCtgtttgtatataatttttttttttatcttttttacataatatttattgtaattcggtaatattattatttatattagtttgttaaattattataagtttgtatttttaaaaggtatactatatatatatatatatatgagtGTGCTTATTAAACAGATCCTACCTatttatgtgtatatatattcaacatattttttagatggcatattcatattttctttatttttgtttatttattttcgaCAACTTTTAAAACGTAAGGTGTTTGAaactttatttaaaaaaaataaaattaatgttaagcaacaaacaaaattttaGCCTACattattgattttttttttttggatgCATACTGAAAAGGGCGTTGAAAAATACCATTTAATTTGGCtaggaaatattttatatttcttatatttgtgatacatttatttaaaatttttttttaatattttgcattgtttgtttttatttttcatcatgATTTTCTCATAATTTTCTCCCACTTTTCTAACCCCATTTCTCATACCTTTTACCAGTTTGACATAAAATGAGAAAATTTTCGCTGAAATCCTTAAGTTCAAGAATATCGAGCTTAAACAGTGTACATACAcaaaagttttttttttgtaataaaaaatatgaaccgttcataaataattcaaacgAATTCAACATCccacataataataatttgggTGATGTCGAATTTGAAGATCAACTATCATCAGCTATAAcatttgatataaatattgataatgataaaaaatggaaaaaacaagaagaaatagaatataataattttttgaaaaatgctCAAACTCAAAGATTTTCtaataacaattttaatcaAGAAAGTAATTTAGAGGAACTTCAAAATGGAGGTATAAATCAAGTTGAAGTAACAAACCCTGAAATTAAGAAAACTGT encodes:
- a CDS encoding pyridoxal kinase, putative, with protein sequence MVNVNKNNIVTIQSQVFDGFCGNNIVSFVLRRRGHVPKVLNTVQYYSKYKHCGMELSLCDMKSILNEFVLDVSNLYGDNNNLYFLTGFTKTKECIEYAIKTILELKNKRLSKCINNNVTTDGDIRNIATSGIHNEEECLIENIINKNFLWICDPVLGDDGRMYVNKDIVDVYKTYASNADIITPNQYELELLCDIKISNEKDVIDSLSSLLNKGTKIVILTSVLYDFDKEHLYAYVSFFNKQNKMICYKYKIKKFDFFVCGTGDLFSSLLLSHIIKQGGSILKIISKVLNIMHNVIENSTGSMELHIIENQDIIAGDKVYGTFVDPEPVCI